A section of the Novosphingobium sp. G106 genome encodes:
- a CDS encoding helix-turn-helix transcriptional regulator: MLDAGQLVGSLHTEVCMMEGHLLGSYRQLIAHEIDRRKLTITALAKETGYNRRSLKRMITGARELRARDIIAICAAVGVDRVVAPHAHRMHGRGAVLL; encoded by the coding sequence ATGCTCGACGCTGGTCAACTTGTTGGCTCACTCCATACGGAAGTATGCATGATGGAAGGGCACCTGCTTGGTTCGTATCGACAGCTCATCGCTCACGAGATCGACCGCCGGAAACTCACTATCACGGCGCTGGCCAAGGAGACCGGCTACAATCGCCGGAGCCTCAAGCGCATGATCACGGGTGCCCGGGAACTGCGCGCGCGCGACATCATTGCGATCTGCGCCGCGGTCGGTGTCGACCGAGTGGTCGCCCCCCATGCGCATCGAATGCATGGGCGGGGGGCTGTTCTACTATGA
- a CDS encoding transglycosylase SLT domain-containing protein: MPGTAAQLGVDRYDLRDNIAGAARYLRQHIGEFGQVPLALAAYNAGPARVRKAWRIRGSLKRKLRAADPRELANS, from the coding sequence ATGCCCGGGACGGCGGCCCAGCTCGGCGTCGATCGGTACGATCTGCGCGACAATATCGCGGGCGCGGCGCGCTACCTGCGCCAACATATCGGTGAATTTGGTCAAGTACCCCTCGCGCTGGCAGCCTACAACGCAGGCCCAGCCCGGGTTCGCAAGGCCTGGCGCATCCGAGGATCACTGAAACGCAAATTACGTGCGGCAGATCCTCGTGAACTGGCGAACTCTTGA
- a CDS encoding DUF2726 domain-containing protein: MTQRERAVLVQLERILPAYRIHAQVAMGALLKAPARPGRRSHHSDRNAFAQKIIDFVVEDPATGRVVALVEVDGRSHDPSRDGRAMP, translated from the coding sequence ATGACACAGCGCGAGCGAGCAGTGCTCGTTCAACTCGAGCGCATTCTCCCGGCGTATCGAATTCATGCCCAGGTGGCGATGGGCGCACTTCTGAAGGCGCCAGCACGACCGGGCCGACGGTCGCACCATTCCGATCGCAACGCCTTTGCTCAAAAGATCATCGACTTTGTGGTTGAAGATCCTGCCACGGGCCGGGTTGTAGCCCTGGTAGAGGTCGATGGCCGAAGCCATGATCCCAGCAGAGACGGGCGCGCGATGCCATGA
- a CDS encoding AAA family ATPase, with protein MTRPRMISNEQMDKLTALANLMEVGRLAIVGDRKQLSAIEAGKSFAVMQARTGVTNYRHLPVNTNMRQQPR; from the coding sequence TTGACGAGGCCTCGGATGATCTCGAACGAGCAGATGGACAAGCTCACTGCCCTTGCCAATCTCATGGAGGTCGGCCGCCTCGCCATCGTCGGCGACCGCAAGCAGCTTTCGGCGATCGAGGCCGGCAAATCCTTCGCGGTCATGCAGGCGCGGACTGGCGTGACGAATTACCGCCACCTACCCGTCAACACCAACATGCGCCAGCAGCCTCGCTGA
- a CDS encoding type IV secretion system DNA-binding domain-containing protein, with translation MKSTGWKNGARNIISPDGSKLILRTSDRDIAEERSKLIGFQKVRTMDEAYSYGAHQTFDASTISPTTKEEGRSSLVIADDFTSLMNLHGHVHFPERFRWRTSRWITSITRRSPRGSNCLHCFRSSRLHLDDGDEDDDELAEEGGGRDGAEAKLRDGEMRLVDL, from the coding sequence GTGAAGTCTACTGGCTGGAAGAACGGCGCGCGCAACATCATCAGCCCGGACGGGTCGAAATTGATCCTCAGGACCAGCGACCGCGACATCGCCGAGGAGCGCTCGAAGCTCATCGGATTCCAGAAGGTGCGCACGATGGATGAGGCCTATTCCTACGGCGCGCACCAGACCTTCGATGCTTCGACGATCTCGCCGACGACCAAGGAGGAGGGTAGATCCTCACTGGTCATCGCCGACGACTTCACCAGCCTGATGAACCTTCACGGGCATGTCCACTTCCCTGAGCGCTTCCGGTGGCGCACATCAAGATGGATTACGTCCATTACCCGTCGATCGCCGAGGGGTTCGAACTGCCTCCACTGCTTCCGGTCATCGCGCCTCCACCTCGATGACGGCGATGAGGATGACGATGAGCTGGCCGAAGAGGGCGGAGGCCGTGACGGCGCCGAGGCCAAACTGCGCGATGGCGAAATGCGCCTGGTCGACCTATAG
- a CDS encoding type IV secretion system DNA-binding domain-containing protein, which translates to MALPWIDRKKYGLVPSYSFGTLPFPLGHEQSHAMVIGTTGSGKTTALRGLVKQAIERGDSCVIFDLTGHYMEAFYEPERDHVLNLNDARCETWSVFNDCDTRSEFVSAASALIPPEHGSDGGFGRRRGACFSSGCASN; encoded by the coding sequence ATGGCGCTGCCGTGGATCGACCGGAAGAAATATGGCCTCGTGCCGTCCTATTCGTTCGGCACGCTGCCCTTTCCTCTCGGGCACGAACAGAGCCATGCGATGGTCATCGGCACGACGGGTTCGGGCAAGACCACGGCGCTTCGCGGGCTCGTTAAACAGGCGATCGAGCGCGGCGACAGCTGCGTCATTTTCGATCTAACCGGCCACTACATGGAGGCGTTCTACGAGCCCGAGCGCGACCACGTTCTCAACCTAAATGACGCCCGCTGCGAAACCTGGTCGGTGTTCAACGACTGCGACACCCGGAGCGAATTCGTATCGGCCGCCTCCGCCCTGATCCCGCCCGAGCATGGCAGCGATGGCGGCTTTGGGAGAAGGCGGGGCGCATGCTTTTCGTCAGGATGTGCGTCAAATTGA
- a CDS encoding CopG family transcriptional regulator, with the protein MAVLYSLKFPEDVLERLTEFSAGTGVTKAEHIRAAVVQYLDFHAGKAANLQRLAELSEFNQLVLDQLVRLQFPDLRDKILDAVDERMEKFHGK; encoded by the coding sequence ATGGCTGTACTTTATTCACTGAAATTTCCCGAGGACGTTCTCGAACGCCTGACGGAATTCTCCGCCGGGACCGGCGTCACCAAGGCCGAGCACATTCGTGCGGCCGTCGTGCAATACCTCGATTTCCATGCGGGCAAGGCGGCGAACCTGCAGCGGCTCGCCGAACTCAGCGAGTTCAACCAGCTCGTGCTCGACCAGCTGGTGCGCCTGCAGTTTCCCGATCTGCGCGACAAGATCCTCGATGCCGTCGACGAGCGCATGGAGAAGTTCCATGGCAAATGA